From one Microbacterium sp. 10M-3C3 genomic stretch:
- a CDS encoding LacI family DNA-binding transcriptional regulator: MSEDAGARRPSIRDVARLADVSHQTVSRVLNDHPSIRPETRARVLEVMAQLQYRPNRAARTLVTARSQTIGILAASSTQYGPASSIAAIEAAARARGYWVSTANIEARDPDSLAQGLAHLMAQAIEGLVVIAPQVRVIRAIAAQQLDVPYVTLQSAELDPGHTLSVDQIAGARLATRHLIELGHRQIYHLAGPQDWVEAEARMRGFLEEMAASDIPTTAPILGDWTADFGYYAGRELLRVRDFTAIFSSNDQMALGLLHAIREEGLDVPGDISIVGFDDIPEAAHFSPPLTTVRQDFSELGRRCVDLLLGPADASAPPVTGSITPELVVRLSTGPVAAR, from the coding sequence ATGAGCGAGGACGCGGGAGCGCGACGCCCCAGCATCCGCGATGTCGCGCGCCTGGCCGATGTGTCGCACCAGACCGTCTCGCGCGTGCTCAACGACCACCCGAGCATCCGCCCGGAGACCCGTGCGCGCGTGCTCGAGGTCATGGCGCAGCTGCAGTACCGCCCCAACCGCGCCGCGCGCACGCTCGTGACCGCGCGGTCGCAGACCATCGGCATCCTCGCCGCCTCCAGCACGCAGTACGGCCCTGCTTCGAGCATCGCCGCGATCGAGGCGGCGGCGCGGGCGCGCGGGTACTGGGTGAGCACGGCGAACATCGAGGCGCGCGACCCCGACTCGCTCGCGCAGGGCCTCGCCCACCTCATGGCCCAGGCGATCGAGGGCCTCGTCGTGATCGCGCCGCAGGTGCGCGTCATCCGGGCGATCGCCGCGCAGCAGCTGGACGTGCCCTACGTCACCCTGCAGTCCGCCGAACTCGATCCGGGGCACACGCTCTCCGTCGACCAGATCGCCGGTGCGCGGCTGGCCACGCGGCACCTCATCGAGCTGGGCCACCGCCAGATCTACCACCTCGCCGGGCCGCAGGACTGGGTCGAGGCGGAGGCGCGCATGCGCGGCTTCCTCGAGGAGATGGCCGCGAGCGACATCCCCACCACCGCGCCGATCCTCGGGGACTGGACGGCGGACTTCGGCTACTACGCCGGCCGGGAGCTGCTGCGGGTGCGCGATTTCACCGCGATCTTCTCGTCGAACGACCAGATGGCCCTCGGTCTCCTCCACGCCATCCGCGAGGAGGGCCTGGACGTGCCCGGCGACATCTCGATCGTCGGATTCGACGACATCCCCGAGGCCGCGCACTTCTCGCCGCCGCTCACGACCGTGCGCCAGGACTTCTCCGAGCTCGGACGCCGCTGCGTCGACCTGCTGCTCGGACCGGCGGATGCCTCGGCGCCCCCGGTGACGGGGTCGATCACCCCGGAGCTGGTCGTGCGGCTCTCGACCGGCCCCGTCGCGGCCCGCTGA
- a CDS encoding L-ribulose-5-phosphate 4-epimerase, with protein MSTSAEAERPDAYVAGVKTEVAVARTRSEVAALHAELVRYGLVVWTGGNVSQRVPGADLFVIKPSGVSYDDLAPENMILCDLDGVVIPGTPGSDRSPSSDTAAHAYVYRNMPEVGGVVHTHSTFATAWAARGEEIPCVITAMADEFGGPIPVGPFAIIGDDSIGRGIVETLRGHRSRAVLMQNHGPFTIGSSARDAVKAAVMLEDVARTVHHARQAGDLIPLPQDAIDRLFDRYQNVYGQQTHN; from the coding sequence ATGAGCACCAGCGCGGAGGCGGAGCGTCCCGACGCATACGTGGCGGGCGTGAAGACCGAGGTCGCCGTCGCCCGCACGCGCTCCGAGGTCGCCGCCCTGCACGCCGAGCTCGTCCGCTACGGCCTCGTCGTGTGGACCGGGGGCAACGTCTCCCAGCGCGTCCCCGGCGCCGACCTCTTCGTCATCAAGCCGTCCGGCGTCTCGTACGACGACCTCGCGCCGGAGAACATGATCCTGTGCGACCTCGACGGCGTCGTCATCCCGGGGACCCCCGGCAGCGACCGCTCGCCGTCGAGCGACACCGCCGCGCACGCGTACGTCTACCGCAACATGCCCGAGGTCGGCGGCGTCGTGCACACGCACTCGACGTTCGCGACCGCGTGGGCCGCGCGCGGCGAGGAGATCCCGTGCGTCATCACCGCGATGGCCGACGAGTTCGGCGGCCCGATCCCGGTCGGCCCGTTCGCGATCATCGGCGACGACTCGATCGGGCGCGGGATCGTCGAGACCCTCCGCGGCCACCGCTCGCGCGCCGTGCTGATGCAGAACCACGGCCCCTTCACGATCGGCTCGAGCGCGCGGGACGCGGTGAAGGCCGCCGTGATGCTCGAGGACGTCGCCCGCACCGTGCACCACGCGCGCCAGGCGGGCGACCTCATCCCCCTCCCGCAGGACGCGATCGACCGGCTCTTCGACCGGTACCAGAACGTCTACGGCCAGCAGACCCACAACTGA
- the chvE gene encoding multiple monosaccharide ABC transporter substrate-binding protein → MKAKKVLFAAVAAGALMLSACSGGGGTGSGGDGGGDGGLIGVAMPTKSSERWIQDGDAVKKTLEDQGFTVDLQYAEDDIPTQVSQIENMITKGAKALIIASIDGTTLSEVLQNAADADIPVIAYDRLIRDSENVNYYASFDNFLVGQQQAWTVLNGLGLTELDGTEISGAPAGPFNIELFAGSPDDNNATFFWNGAMDVLEPYMDKGVLKVKSGQTDFQQAATLRWDGETAQSRMEDILTANYSDGSKVNAVLSPYDGISRGIISALTDAGYTVGPEWPIISGQDAEVDSVKAILSGEQYATIFKDTRELAKVAADMAVAVLNGDEPDTNNTTDYDNGVKVVPSYLLAPVPVVKDNVQETLVDTGYWTKEELGL, encoded by the coding sequence GTGAAAGCCAAGAAGGTCCTGTTCGCGGCTGTCGCCGCGGGTGCCCTCATGCTCAGCGCGTGCAGCGGCGGCGGCGGAACCGGCAGCGGCGGCGACGGCGGGGGAGACGGCGGCCTCATCGGCGTCGCGATGCCCACCAAGAGCTCCGAGCGCTGGATCCAGGACGGCGACGCCGTCAAGAAGACCCTGGAGGACCAGGGCTTCACCGTCGACCTCCAGTACGCCGAGGACGACATCCCCACGCAGGTGTCCCAGATCGAGAACATGATCACCAAGGGCGCCAAGGCCCTGATCATCGCCTCGATCGACGGCACCACGCTGTCGGAGGTGCTGCAGAACGCCGCCGACGCCGACATCCCGGTGATCGCGTACGACCGCCTCATCCGCGACTCGGAGAACGTCAACTACTACGCGTCGTTCGACAACTTCCTCGTCGGCCAGCAGCAGGCGTGGACGGTCCTCAACGGCCTGGGGCTCACGGAGCTGGACGGCACCGAGATCTCCGGTGCTCCGGCCGGTCCGTTCAACATCGAGCTGTTCGCCGGTTCGCCCGACGACAACAACGCCACCTTCTTCTGGAACGGCGCGATGGACGTCCTCGAGCCCTACATGGACAAGGGCGTGCTCAAGGTCAAGTCCGGCCAGACCGACTTCCAGCAGGCGGCGACGCTGCGCTGGGACGGCGAGACCGCGCAGAGCCGCATGGAGGACATCCTGACGGCGAACTACTCGGACGGCTCGAAGGTCAACGCGGTGCTGTCGCCCTACGACGGCATCTCGCGCGGCATCATCTCGGCCCTCACCGACGCCGGCTACACCGTCGGCCCGGAGTGGCCGATCATCTCCGGTCAGGACGCCGAGGTCGACTCGGTCAAGGCGATCCTCTCGGGCGAGCAGTACGCGACGATCTTCAAGGACACGCGTGAGCTGGCGAAGGTCGCCGCCGACATGGCCGTGGCCGTGCTCAACGGCGACGAGCCCGACACCAACAACACCACCGACTACGACAACGGTGTGAAGGTCGTGCCTTCGTACCTGCTGGCGCCGGTCCCGGTCGTGAAGGACAACGTCCAGGAGACGCTGGTGGACACCGGCTACTGGACCAAGGAGGAGCTCGGCCTCTGA
- the mmsA gene encoding multiple monosaccharide ABC transporter ATP-binding protein: MSHNILEMRDITKTFPGVKALSNVNLAVRSGEIHAICGENGAGKSTLMKVLSGVYPHGSYDGQIVYAGEEVQFRNLRDSEAKGIVIIHQELALSPYLSIAENIFLNNERSSAGLIDWNKTNFEAKKLLDRVGLRDNPTTKINQIGVGKQQLVEIAKALSKDVKLLILDEPTAALNDEDSAHLLELILQLKAEGVTSIIISHKLNEIKRVADTVTVIRDGKTIETIAKDDVTEDRIIKDMVGRDLEHRYPDHEPHIGEELLRVEDWTAHHPQDPSRVIVDHVSINVRAGEIVGIAGLMGAGRTEFAMSLFGHSYGSRISGKVFMRGKEIKTRTVAEAIENGLAYATEDRKTYGLNLIEDIKRNISMASLRKLEKAGLVNDNEEYKVANDYRRDLNIKAPNVLVKTGKLSGGNQQKVVLSKWIYSDPDVLILDEPTRGIDVGAKYEIYTIINKLAASGKGIIVISSELPELLGISDRVYALSEGRITGELPIEEATPESVLKLMTMENPR, from the coding sequence GTGTCACACAACATCCTTGAGATGCGCGACATCACCAAGACGTTCCCGGGCGTGAAAGCCCTCTCCAACGTCAACCTCGCCGTGCGCAGCGGTGAGATCCACGCCATCTGCGGCGAGAACGGCGCCGGCAAGTCGACGCTCATGAAGGTGCTGTCGGGGGTCTACCCGCACGGCAGCTACGACGGGCAGATCGTCTACGCCGGCGAAGAGGTGCAGTTCCGCAACCTCCGCGACAGCGAGGCCAAGGGCATCGTGATCATCCACCAGGAGCTGGCGCTGAGCCCGTACCTGTCGATCGCGGAGAACATCTTCCTCAACAACGAGCGCTCCAGCGCCGGCCTCATCGACTGGAACAAGACGAACTTCGAGGCGAAGAAGCTTCTGGACCGCGTGGGCCTGCGCGACAACCCCACCACCAAGATCAACCAGATCGGCGTCGGCAAGCAGCAGCTCGTCGAAATCGCCAAGGCGCTGTCGAAGGACGTCAAGCTCCTCATCCTCGACGAGCCGACCGCGGCGCTGAACGACGAGGACTCCGCTCACCTGCTCGAGCTCATCCTGCAGCTGAAGGCCGAGGGCGTGACGTCGATCATCATCAGCCACAAGCTGAACGAGATCAAGCGCGTCGCCGACACCGTCACCGTCATCCGCGACGGCAAGACGATCGAGACGATCGCGAAGGACGACGTCACCGAGGACCGCATCATCAAGGACATGGTGGGTCGCGACCTCGAGCACCGGTACCCCGACCATGAGCCGCACATCGGCGAGGAGCTGCTGCGCGTCGAGGACTGGACCGCGCACCACCCGCAGGACCCGTCGCGCGTCATCGTCGACCACGTCTCGATCAACGTCCGCGCCGGCGAGATCGTCGGCATCGCGGGCCTCATGGGCGCCGGGCGCACCGAATTCGCGATGAGCCTGTTCGGGCACAGCTACGGCAGCCGCATCTCGGGCAAGGTCTTCATGCGCGGCAAGGAGATCAAGACGCGCACGGTGGCCGAGGCCATCGAGAACGGCCTCGCCTACGCCACCGAGGACCGCAAGACCTACGGCCTGAACCTCATCGAGGACATCAAGCGGAACATCTCGATGGCGTCGCTGCGCAAGCTCGAGAAGGCCGGCCTCGTCAACGACAACGAGGAGTACAAGGTCGCCAACGACTACCGCCGCGACCTGAACATCAAGGCGCCCAACGTGCTGGTCAAGACCGGGAAGCTCTCCGGCGGCAACCAGCAGAAGGTCGTCCTGTCGAAGTGGATCTACTCCGATCCCGATGTGCTCATCCTCGACGAGCCCACCCGCGGCATCGACGTCGGCGCGAAGTACGAGATCTACACGATCATCAACAAGCTCGCCGCATCCGGGAAGGGGATCATCGTGATCTCCTCCGAGCTGCCCGAGCTCCTCGGCATCTCCGACCGCGTGTACGCCCTCTCGGAGGGACGCATCACCGGCGAGCTGCCCATCGAAGAAGCCACCCCCGAGTCCGTCCTCAAGCTCATGACCATGGAGAACCCCCGCTGA
- the mmsB gene encoding multiple monosaccharide ABC transporter permease, which translates to MTNTTEAVGAKVNPPENKFTNWFTHVLSDLGRNGIFIALIAVVALFAILTNGILLRPQNISNLVVQNGYILVLAIGMVMVIIAGHIDLSVGSVAAFVGALSGVFAVKMGMPWWLAILLSLLIGAAVGAWQGFWIAFVGIPAFIVTLAGMLIFRGLALVVLGNANIGSFPTEYRALGNGFLSGVFGESDLDVFTLVIGAVAIVALFVQSFRTRAGRRKYGQDVEPIVWVIAKLVLVSAAIAFFTYSLAAYKGIPVTLIVLAVLVLVYGIVMNRTVFGRHIYAIGGNRHAAELSGIKTRRVDFWLFVNMGFLAALAGLIFTARLNLAGPKAGDGFELEAISAAFIGGAAVQGGVGTIGGAIIGGLIIGVLNNGMSILGIGIEWQQAVKGLVLLLAVAFDVYNKRRSGN; encoded by the coding sequence ATGACGAACACCACCGAAGCCGTCGGCGCGAAGGTCAACCCGCCGGAGAACAAGTTCACGAACTGGTTCACGCACGTGCTGTCCGACCTCGGCCGCAACGGCATCTTCATCGCCCTCATCGCCGTCGTGGCGCTGTTCGCGATCCTCACCAACGGCATCCTGCTGCGCCCGCAGAACATCTCCAACCTCGTCGTGCAGAACGGGTACATCCTCGTTCTCGCGATCGGCATGGTGATGGTCATCATCGCCGGCCACATCGACCTCTCGGTCGGCTCCGTCGCCGCCTTCGTCGGCGCCCTGTCGGGCGTCTTCGCGGTGAAGATGGGCATGCCGTGGTGGCTCGCGATCCTGCTCTCCCTCCTCATCGGCGCCGCCGTCGGTGCGTGGCAGGGCTTCTGGATCGCCTTCGTGGGCATCCCGGCGTTCATCGTGACGCTCGCGGGCATGCTCATCTTCCGAGGGCTCGCGCTCGTCGTGCTCGGCAACGCGAACATCGGCTCGTTCCCCACCGAGTACCGCGCCCTGGGCAACGGATTCCTCTCCGGGGTGTTCGGCGAGAGCGACCTCGACGTCTTCACGCTCGTGATCGGCGCCGTCGCGATCGTCGCGCTCTTCGTGCAGTCGTTCCGCACGCGCGCCGGCCGGCGCAAGTACGGCCAGGACGTCGAGCCGATCGTGTGGGTCATCGCGAAGCTCGTGCTCGTGTCGGCGGCCATCGCGTTCTTCACCTATTCGCTCGCGGCGTACAAGGGCATCCCGGTGACCCTCATCGTGCTCGCGGTGCTCGTGCTCGTGTACGGCATCGTCATGAACCGCACGGTGTTCGGCCGTCACATCTACGCGATCGGCGGCAACCGCCACGCCGCGGAGCTGTCGGGCATCAAGACCCGCCGCGTGGACTTCTGGCTGTTCGTGAACATGGGCTTCCTGGCGGCCCTCGCCGGCCTCATCTTCACGGCGCGCCTGAACCTCGCCGGCCCCAAGGCCGGTGACGGCTTCGAGCTCGAGGCGATCTCGGCCGCGTTCATCGGCGGTGCCGCGGTGCAGGGCGGTGTCGGCACGATCGGCGGCGCGATCATCGGTGGTCTCATCATCGGTGTCCTGAACAACGGCATGTCGATCCTCGGCATCGGCATCGAGTGGCAGCAGGCCGTCAAGGGTCTCGTGCTGCTGCTGGCCGTCGCCTTCGACGTCTACAACAAGCGGCGCTCGGGCAACTGA
- a CDS encoding NADP-dependent oxidoreductase has protein sequence MSRAVVYRELGGPDVLEIADIDPGEPGPGQVRVRLEAAGVNPIDAKLRGGRRPSPPIDGHRRVGSDGAGVVVAVGPDAAGWRPGMPVAVSGALGTYAEEVTTDAATVFVRPPAVSAVDAAAVGVPTSTAYQSLRSLAVGPGDTLLLHGGSGAVGRAAVQFAVLWGARVIATCSDRRAGDLQALGAETVRYGVGLAERVRTLAPGGVDVALDAAGTDEALRTSIELVPDRARIATIVRGADADGVGIRAFGGGSPHPLTLQELAWRREGIAVALPLLAAGAFSVEVGPSLPLAEAAEAHRLVESGVDGKVILLP, from the coding sequence ATGAGCAGAGCCGTCGTCTATCGAGAGTTGGGCGGACCCGACGTGCTCGAGATCGCCGACATCGACCCCGGCGAGCCCGGCCCGGGGCAGGTTCGGGTGCGGCTGGAGGCGGCGGGCGTGAACCCGATCGATGCCAAACTGCGCGGCGGACGGCGGCCGTCGCCGCCGATCGACGGCCATCGCCGGGTCGGGTCGGACGGCGCGGGTGTCGTGGTCGCGGTGGGCCCGGATGCGGCGGGCTGGCGCCCGGGCATGCCGGTCGCCGTCAGCGGCGCCCTGGGCACGTACGCGGAGGAGGTGACGACCGATGCCGCGACCGTGTTCGTGCGGCCGCCCGCGGTGTCCGCCGTCGACGCGGCAGCCGTCGGCGTGCCCACGAGCACGGCGTATCAGTCGCTGCGCTCGCTTGCTGTCGGCCCGGGCGACACGCTGCTCCTGCACGGCGGCTCAGGTGCCGTCGGCCGCGCCGCCGTGCAGTTCGCCGTGCTGTGGGGCGCGCGGGTCATCGCCACGTGCTCCGACCGTCGGGCGGGCGACCTCCAGGCGCTCGGGGCGGAGACCGTCCGCTACGGCGTCGGCCTCGCCGAACGCGTCCGCACGCTCGCGCCCGGCGGCGTCGACGTCGCGCTGGACGCAGCCGGCACCGACGAGGCGCTCCGCACGTCGATCGAGCTCGTGCCCGACCGTGCGCGCATCGCCACGATCGTGCGCGGCGCCGACGCGGACGGCGTCGGAATCCGCGCGTTCGGCGGCGGCAGTCCGCATCCGTTGACTCTGCAGGAGCTGGCATGGCGCCGTGAGGGGATCGCCGTCGCGCTGCCGCTGCTGGCTGCCGGCGCGTTCTCGGTCGAGGTCGGCCCGTCCCTGCCGCTCGCGGAGGCCGCCGAAGCGCACCGGCTCGTGGAGAGCGGTGTGGATGGGAAGGTCATCCTCCTCCCCTGA
- a CDS encoding TetR/AcrR family transcriptional regulator: MSASPTAGHRRDRRTRLSPDDRRAQLVALGVAALADHELDDLTFEEFSARAGVSRALFSHYFGSRSGFHLAVLEAATRSMLSATAPDDALPAAARLSDTLVRTVEFVRAHRGIFFSLVRGPASGDARTRALVEDARVAQTARVLTLFAEAGVVPSPALRIVVRAWVAFVEQTLVDAALASDLPTDEIVALLVTCLHAVTERTQPGAECALFDPEEER; the protein is encoded by the coding sequence ATGTCCGCATCCCCCACGGCCGGGCACCGGCGCGACCGGCGGACACGACTGAGCCCCGACGACCGCCGGGCGCAGCTGGTCGCCCTCGGTGTCGCCGCGCTCGCCGACCACGAGCTCGACGATCTGACGTTCGAGGAGTTCTCCGCACGCGCGGGGGTGTCGCGCGCGCTCTTCTCCCATTACTTCGGCTCGCGCTCCGGCTTCCACCTCGCGGTGCTCGAGGCGGCGACCCGCAGCATGCTGTCGGCCACGGCACCGGATGACGCGCTGCCGGCCGCCGCGCGCCTGTCCGACACGCTCGTGCGCACCGTCGAGTTCGTCCGCGCCCATCGCGGCATCTTCTTCTCGCTCGTCCGGGGCCCGGCCAGCGGCGACGCCCGCACCCGCGCGCTCGTCGAGGACGCGCGCGTGGCCCAGACGGCGCGCGTCCTGACGCTCTTCGCCGAAGCGGGGGTCGTCCCATCCCCCGCGCTGCGGATCGTCGTGCGGGCGTGGGTCGCCTTCGTCGAGCAGACGCTCGTCGACGCGGCGCTTGCATCCGACCTCCCCACCGACGAGATCGTCGCGCTGCTCGTGACGTGCCTGCACGCGGTCACCGAGCGCACCCAGCCGGGCGCCGAGTGCGCCCTTTTCGACCCCGAGGAGGAACGATGA
- a CDS encoding DUF6230 family protein: MKLTRLTRTRWGRVALTAVPAGVVAAVLATSVAQGAVPVSFAVSGGQFKISASHLEGTGFSQYGGVTQDTSGASHPVAVSNIASASLTDLCQSVVTQTPLGPVGVKITAGGDGAPATATDLQIGLTDLQGDASFGNIRIGVDASTVATAEKGSAGDFAQDSDTISIDGLKQTAWSTQAGVFTLTGLHLQLTDGEECY, encoded by the coding sequence ATGAAGCTCACCCGACTGACCCGCACCCGGTGGGGCCGGGTAGCCCTCACCGCCGTGCCCGCCGGCGTGGTCGCCGCGGTGCTGGCCACGAGCGTCGCCCAGGGCGCCGTGCCCGTGTCGTTCGCGGTGTCGGGCGGGCAGTTCAAGATCTCCGCCTCCCACCTCGAGGGCACCGGCTTCTCGCAGTACGGTGGCGTCACGCAGGACACGTCCGGGGCGTCGCATCCGGTCGCGGTCTCGAACATCGCCTCGGCCTCTCTCACCGACCTCTGCCAGTCGGTCGTGACGCAGACCCCGCTCGGCCCAGTCGGCGTGAAGATCACCGCGGGCGGCGACGGCGCACCCGCCACGGCGACCGACCTGCAGATCGGGCTCACCGACCTGCAGGGTGACGCGTCCTTCGGCAACATCCGCATCGGGGTCGACGCGTCGACGGTCGCGACCGCGGAGAAGGGGTCGGCCGGCGACTTCGCGCAGGACTCCGACACGATCTCGATCGACGGGCTCAAGCAGACGGCGTGGAGCACCCAGGCGGGCGTGTTCACGCTGACGGGCCTGCACCTGCAGCTCACCGACGGCGAGGAGTGCTACTGA
- a CDS encoding DUF6114 domain-containing protein: MRRALAWLRARPSIGSALILAGACVLFFSGRLEVGGMAVQLGMPGLQSTILPAIIALSGVLAAVHPAQHVFYGLVALAGSLYSLVAVNLGGYVVGMLLGCIGGVVVVSWLPRRAGVEAPEAA; encoded by the coding sequence ATGCGCCGCGCCCTGGCGTGGCTGCGCGCCCGGCCCTCGATCGGCAGCGCCCTGATCCTCGCCGGCGCCTGCGTGCTGTTCTTCTCCGGACGGCTCGAGGTCGGCGGCATGGCCGTCCAGCTCGGGATGCCGGGGCTGCAGAGCACGATCCTGCCCGCCATCATCGCCCTCTCGGGCGTGCTCGCGGCGGTGCATCCCGCCCAGCACGTGTTCTACGGGCTGGTCGCGCTCGCCGGCTCGCTCTACTCGCTCGTTGCAGTGAACCTCGGGGGATACGTCGTCGGCATGCTTCTCGGATGCATCGGCGGCGTCGTCGTGGTGTCGTGGCTGCCGCGCCGGGCCGGAGTCGAGGCGCCGGAGGCGGCGTGA